One Gadus morhua chromosome 1, gadMor3.0, whole genome shotgun sequence DNA segment encodes these proteins:
- the LOC115537087 gene encoding putative nuclease HARBI1: protein MASPFLGVTVDLGARIVQASLRRQRVFQDRTDPLAFSDQILYERYRFSAEGIRYLIDLVGPYVGNVTQRSRALTVAQCVCVSLRFFATGTYLHAVGDAERIGKNTVCRAIHKVVAALNILLHRFVAFPSFLPSQIVKEGFYTLSGFPKLIGAIDCTHVPITGPLGEHEADFVNRKSTHSLNVQMTCDHQLMVTSVDAKWPGSLHDSRIFRESSLCRQFQEGRYDGILVGDRGYACMPFLMTPYGDPQSESEARFNRALSTGRVRIEMTFGILKARWNCLRGLRVKPERGSQIITACVVLHNIASIRKERAPHVPLVADDVVDPITVDHPTGTAVRRAITNQFFG, encoded by the exons atggcgtcaccatttttgGGTGTtaccgtggacctcggcgcacgtatcgtacaggcgtctctccggagacagagggtttttcagGACAGAACTGATCCCCTGGCATTTTCTGACCaaattctttatgagagatacagattctcagcagagggtattcgttatcTGATCGAccttgttggaccgtatgtaggcaatgtgacacaaagaagccgtgcacttactgttgcgcagtgtgtctgtgtttccctGCGATTCTTTGCCACGGGCACATATTTACATGCAGTTGGTGATGCGGAACGTATTGGCAAAAATACGGTGTGCCGTGCCATACACAAGGTTGTAGCTGCGCTCAATATTTTGCTCCATAGGTTTGTGGCGTTTCCCAGCTTCTTGCCAAGTCAAATTGTCAAGGAAGGATTTTACACACTTTCAG GATTCCCCAAACTGATTGGAGCTATTGACTGTACCCATGTCCCCATCACTGGACCTTTAGGGGAACATGAGGCTGACTTTGTGAACAGAAAGTCAACCCATAGCCTCAATGTGCag ATGACTTGTGACCATCAACTCATGGTTACCAGTGTGGATGCCAAATGGCCTGGCTCGCTCCATGACTCCCGTATTTTTCGGGAGTCAAGTCTTTGCCGACAGTTTCAGGAAG GCCGTTATGATGGAATTCTTGTTGGGGACAGAGGGTATGCCTGCATGCCATTCTTAATGACACCATACGGCGACCCACAGAGTGAATCGGAGGCACGGTTCAACAGGGCCTTAAGCACAGGCCGGGTGAGGATCGAGATGACCTTTGGAATTCTCAAGGCCCGCTGGAACTGCCTCCGTGGTTTGAGGGTCAAGCCGGAGAGAGGAAGCCAAATCATCACGGCATGTGTGGTGCTCCACAATATTGCATCAATTCGGAAAGAGAGAGCCCCACATGTGCCATTAGTGGCAGATGATGTGGTGGACCCCATCACGGTGGATCATCCCACAGGAACGGCGGTCAGACGGGCCATCACTAACCAGTTTTTTggttag